Proteins found in one Ptychodera flava strain L36383 chromosome 3, AS_Pfla_20210202, whole genome shotgun sequence genomic segment:
- the LOC139130199 gene encoding serine protease FAM111A-like, with protein sequence MYRCVKQGFPSRSADNSNRSERRRAGKDESDGEGIHAEAVDKAVVQFTANIRSNANKPRGGKSQSYKQYMNYEISCNGAVSIMDAPKYHDTFTMKNPNFDYSFIFPEVSGDESTIPNLGAPVKLFEGKTIVYDVKPKLTVKPSDYRRKFFPEDYKAVRGNVIISMKSEHVRGKITNMDGRHYKNSLLAVTFLQGESLREALEKDGRFKSNVIQGCVLRNVKNKDAAISPDAMASAYQNKVLYIDWDGKPEKTQTDNIAEDESVDDVDNPCPSGSDQDVLENLGQIEDMFPIIAESYKSLDFSQEGKSKEKVVSKILAKPFSSTYDTLSVAIINRYQKSTGIIYIHRGDEQLAIGTGFILKFPYVLTNHHVIDAIYKLAGEDHVRICFNYTTGTIAGQPHSKKYSFIQQRNNSLFMVYFQSPEANLDYAILKLHFENRVDTDEAQDDFPALAWWIAAFPTHSSALSIMGHPYGRVLQMDTRCSLALDKLRKIPVYLKLSSFDKETARSALSVDRIAYDTNMFEGASGSPVFTPQGHLVALHTRGCFRQDALRSEFEQGVTLKSIINDIKKQATNERKKTIMSRVFSRRFLST encoded by the exons ATGTATAGATGCGTAAAACAAGGTTTCCCTTCCAG GTCAGCTGACAACTCTAACAGGAGTGAGAGAAGGAGGGCAGGCAAGGATGAATCCGACGGGGAAGGTATCCATGCAGAGGCTGTGGACAAAGCAGTTGTTCAGTTCACTGCAAATATCAGGTCTAACGCAAACAAACCCAGGGGTGGTAAAAGTCAAAGCTACAAGCAGTACATGAATTACGAAATTTCTTGCAATGGTGCAGTTTCCATAATGGATGCTCCCAAATATCATGATACATTCACAATGAAAAATCCAAACTTTGACTATAGCTTCATTTTTCCTGAAGTTAGCGGAGACGAAAGTACCATTCCGAACCTTGGAGCTCCGGTTAAGCTATTTGAAGGCAAAACTATTGTTTACGATGTTAAACCTAAACTTACAGTAAAACCTTCAGATTACCGTAGGAAATTTTTCCCTGAAGATTACAAAGCTGTTCGTGGTAACGTTATTATCAGCATGAAATCAGAACATGTCCGAGGTAAAATCACAAATATGGATGGTAGGCATTACAAAAATTCTCTTTTGGCCGTGACTTTTCTTCAGGGCGAATCATTACGTGAAGCACTAGAAAAAGATGGCCGTTTTAAATCCAACGTTATTCAGGGATGTGTCTTGAGAAACGTAAAAAATAAAGACGCAGCGATAAGCCCAGATGCCATGGCTAGTGCTTATCAAAATAAGGTATTGTACATTGATTGGGATGGTAAGCCAGAGAAAACCCAGACCGACAATATCGCTGAAGATGAATCTGTTGATGATGTTGACAACCCTTGCCCGTCCGGTTCCGATCAGGACGTCCTTGAAAACTTGGGGCAGATTGAAGACATGTTCCCGATAATAGCTGAGTCGTACAAGAGCCTAGATTTTTCTCAGGAAGGAAAATCAAAAGAGAAAGTTGTCAGTAAAATACTTGCTAAACCGTTCAGTTCAACTTATGATACTCTGTCTGTGGCAATAATCAACAGGTACCAGAAATCCACTGGTATCATCTACATTCACAGAGGTGATGAACAGCTAGCAATAGGCACTGGGTTTATCCTGAAATTTCCATACGTTCTCACTAACCATcatgtcattgatgctatttaCAAACTAGCCGGTGAAGATCATGTTAGGATTTGCTTCAATTACACCACAGGCACTATTGCCGGTCAGCCACACTccaagaaatattcatttatacaACAAAGGAATAATTCATTATTCATGGTCTATTTTCAGAGTCCCGAGGCGAATTTAgattatgcaatattaaaattacatttcgAGAACAGAGTGGACACTGATGAAGCCCAGGATGACTTCCCTGCCTTAGCATGGTGGATAGCTGCATTTCCAACACACAGTTCTGCCCTTTCTATAATGGGACATCCCTACGGCCGTGTTCTTCAAATGGACACTCGGTGTTCTTTAGCGTTGGATAAGCTTAGGAAGATTCCAGTTTACCTCAAACTAAgcagttttgacaaggaaactGCTCGATCGGCACTCTCAGTAGATCGCATCGCATATGATACAAACATGTTTGAAGGAGCATCGGgatcccctgtgtttactccGCAGGGACATCTGGTTGCACTTCATACGAGAGGGTGTTTTAGACAAGATGCTCTTCGCAGTGAATTTGAACAGGGTGTAACCCTAAAGAGTATCATAAATGATATTAAAAAGCAGGCTacgaatgaaagaaagaaaaccaTTATGTCTCGCGTTTTCTCACGACGTTTCTTATCAACTTAA